GAGGGCGATCGCTCTACGATAGACGGGGGAGTTTGGGGACAGACTTCGGGATTCGTGGAAAACACTTTAACACCGCCGGTCCAAAACccactgcattttattgtggGGTTTACAAGTCCAAACTCAAGTCACGGTAAGTTAAACAAATGTGTGTCGGTtttaatgaattcatatttatgtcaacaattatctctgtatgtactgtgtaaatGTTGATGAATAACAGAGTCTGCTCTGTTATAGGGATTGCGCCACTGACCCCCTCAACGCTGGATGTGACAGAGGGAGAAAACGACACAGAATTCgaggaaaacacagcagagtccGATGTGGGACAAGAAACGGGACAGGAGGAGACATCTGACGCTGGAGTCTACAACCAGGAAAgatttcattattttccagATAGTGAAAGTGAATATGTTGACATGCAAGCTCTAAATCAGAGGGATATAGTCTCAGACAATGATGGAATTGAAACAGTGGATTTCAACACCTCTGTGCTAATTGTCGAACAAGTGttcagaagatacatgtatgataTAGCATGTTTAAATCGCCGCATGATTGAGAATATATATAATCAACTTAGACAGAACGTTAGACGCAGGCATTCTGTCAATTCATATTCAGCTAACGCTAGACGTGCCACTCGTGAACAAAGAACACTGCCACAAAGAGTCCATCGCAGGTTGCAATTTGAAGACTAATTTTTGATCGGGTGATAAAGACAAATGGCTGAACCAGATCACAACAATTCCCCTGAAATTAGAGAGCATCTCCTCCACTTGATCTCTGAGATAAACCGAGAAAGATCCGAAGGCGGGGCTAATCAGGGTTCTCCCCGAAACAGTCCAATTCTGCCTCAGCATGATTCACCTGAAAGAGGGGgagaagtttttcttccatcccCTGATGAGCTAATTTCCTTGCTCCAAATGTACAGATACCCCTGCCCCGTTCCGCATAGCAGTGCGGAATCAGATCACAACAATTCCCCTGAAATTAGAGAGCATCTTCTCCAGTTGATCTCAGAGATCAACTGTCAAAGATCTGAAGGCCGGGCTAATCAGCCTTCTCCCCAAAATAGCCCAATTCAGGCTCGGCATGATTCACCTGAAAGAGGGGgagaagtttttcttccatcccCTGATGAGCTAATTTCCTTACTCCAAATGTACAGATACCCCTCCCCCGTTCCTTCGCCCGTATCGCAAAGCAATGTTGACTCAGGACCttggtctccatcagacagtcagtgttgtgatgcactcaacagtcaaatagatgacccgtggtctccatcagacagtcagtgttgtgatgcactcaacagtcaaatagatgacccgtggtctccatcagacagtcagtgttgtgatgcactcaacatTCTGGAAAGAGGCCatcaggtggggggtgggggcgaggGTGAACAGACAGAGAGCGTCATCAATCAGAGTAATGAGGGTCAATCCACATCTATggggataaacaacacaaatagtgcGGCTGTTAATGTTCCAGCACCTTGCACTAGTGATGACATGCATGTCACAAACCGTGAAAGATTTAATAATGTTGAGATTCGCTCTTTCCTTCGCTTTCCACCACCATCTGCAATTCCCAATTTTcgtgaattttatttgaatgtcacaaatggTTTTCGCGATAGGATTTCAAGCATGATTCACAGAGCTGATGTCCAGCCAAATGACGTTATCCAAGTTAATCTGCGTGCTGATCGTTTGCAAGACGATGTCTCAATGAGCGtgcgttatggagaggggacagTGTCACAATTACAGGAACTTTTAGACAGATTAGTCCAGAGTAATATGTCTGTTTTCACCGATGGATCGCTTGAgctaattgtcaattttgtgaAGGCTCCGcggggagggggtaagagacgaattgaatcatgtcttgcgagcgaaattgtgaagaaaaaagcacgacatttatttgtactcCCCAATCCCgatcaaacatgttttgctgtaaatctgGCATTACTGACAAATCCGAAGTTGACGATGATGGAAGCCATAAAGGCAGGCTGGGACATCCATACCAGAGCAGGTCTGACTGCTGATACAATGGTCACATTCGATGATGTTGTCAAATTTGAGGAGCTGTTAGCGTGTAAAATTGTTATCTTTTACCAAACGTctgacagagaaaaaaacaacaacctggttACATTTCAAACAGGAACACCCGAACGAGACACAATACGCTATCTGCTTTtacacaataatcatttttacgggataaataatattaagggatttctaggtgtgaagtttttctgtaaacattgtcacacagggtatcagtgtcaatataagcatttctgtgaaaaaagctgcaacatctgttgcacagattgtaaacagggtCCAATTCAAAAAACCTACTGTGCTGATTGCAATCGATTCTGTACAAATAGACAATGCTACGAACGACATCGCGAGAAAAAATGGCATCCGAAAATCAAAAAGATGGCCAGCATGTGTCAGACCAATAAAACATGTCCTAGATGTAAATCATTGTACTACACATCTATCAGAGATCCTAAAGAGCATACTTGTGCTATCAAGATGTGCACAATTTgtaaacaacctaaaacaacATTGTCGTCTCGTAACAATGAGTTAGAGCAGACATCAGCTAATAACTCTATGATTGAAAGCGGCGAAGATAAACATGTCTGTTACATGCGTACAAAACCAATCAAatctgaaaaagaaatacatgaaaaaaagattgtattttttgattttgagaCTTCTCAAACCACTGGAACCCATCTTCCGGTGCTTGTGGTGGCTCAGTCACTTAATGGTGAGCGCCGTGTCTGGAAGGGGCattcatgcgctttaaaatttcttctccatttccgacagaaaaaacataaacagacaactttcatttcccattttggcaaaggttttgatcatcatatcatcttgaATGCTTATGTAACTCAAGGTTTGTCACCGTCTGTGATAGCACAAGGGAGTAAAATAATCCTGATCCTGGATAATGACTTTCAACTTAAATTTATTGACTCGTTCTCATTTATTCCTATCCCACTCAGAGACTTTTCCAAGGCGTTGGGATGTAAGACACAGCTTAAAAAAGGCTACTTCCCACACAGATTTaccgatctttcaaaaaatggctaTAGAGGAAGCTATCCACCGGCCGAGATGTACTCACCTGACGAAATGAGTCCAAAACAAAGAGAGGATTTCCTTAACTGGTATCAGACTGTCAAAGATCAAGAGTTTGACTATGATGCAGAGTTAGTATCTTACTGTGAAAACGATGTTGAAATCTTAGCCGAGGGTGCAAGCAATTTccgtaatgaattcataaaaacaacagactgtgatccttttgacagtgtgaccattgcttcagcagctttgaatgtctttcaaacaaaatttttaaaacccaatacaatcgcgattccctgtcctaacaattacaaaacaaacagcaaggctttctcacatgcgtctatacagtggcttgagtatgaggccttctcacgggggatttcaataagacatgctttgaacggaggtgaagttaaatttgggcgttattcagttgatggatatggagagttaaatggagggaaagttgtctttgaatttctaggctgttattttcatggctgtccaaagtgttaTATGGGAAGTGATGTTTCTCCATTGTCAAAGACTTGTTTTAGTGAGGTGTACTCTGAGACTTTGAAAAGGCTGGATCGATTACAAAACGATTACAAGGTGCAAACTGTGGTGATCAAGTGGGAACACGAATGGagtgtacagaaaaaaacagacccgAATGTTAAATCTTTCTTAGAGAGGTTTCAAGAACCAATTCCGTTAGATCCCAGAGCAGCCTTATATGGAGGCCGTACGGCTGCTATCCGTCTCCGCCATGTTGTCAGCCCAGGTGAGCGTGTAAATTACGTTGATTTCACATCGTTGTATCCGtttgtaaatgcacattttcactaCCCATTAGGGCATCCGAAAATAATTCGAAAGGATTTTGACAGCATTGAAAATTACTTTGGATTAATACATGCTAAAGTTTACCCTCCACGTCAACTGTTTTTCCCTGTACTGCCTATTAGAAACGACAAAGGGAAATTAATTTTCACACTGTGTCGATTATGTGCACTCGTGAACAATCAAACTACTGACTGTACACACAATGATGAAGAACGGGCCCTCCAAGGGGTGTGGGTAACGATAGAAGTAATCGAGGCAGTGCGAAAGGGGTATTTTCTGGCTGAAATTTACGAAATATGGAACTTCGAAGAGAAATCAGATGTGCTGTTTAAAGACTATATCTACACTTTCCTTAAACAGAAGCAAGAGGCGTCGGGCTACCCTAGCGGAGTTGAAACTCTTCAGACTAAACAGGGTTACATCCGTGACTATAAAGAGAAGCAAGGTATCGATCTCGATCCGGAGAAAATTGTCTACAACCCCGCAAAAAGACAGATTGCCAAACTACTGCTAAATTCTCTCTGGGGAAAACTAGCACAAAGATCAAACCAGCTCTCAACCAGTCTGGTGAGCACACCGCAACGCTTTTTTGAATTTCTCTTTTCTAGCAAGTAcgacatttcacagtttcacttcATAAATGACGATATTGCACTTGTTCAATGGCGCCATAATTCTAGGTGTGTCTTACCCCCAGGCGACGCAAATATTTTTCtagcggcgttcacaacttcttatgcacgacttgaactttacaagcaattagatttgctccaagatcgtgttctgtactgtgacactgattcTATCGTTTACACAAGCAGCCCCTCTGATCAATATAACCCTCCACTCGGTAATTATCTCGGAGATTTGACATCAGAATTAGATCATGGAGACTACATATGCAATTGGAGCGCTGCGGGTCCCAAATCGTATGCCTATCTCACACAACAGGGTAAGGTGACTTTACGTGCTAAAGGGATTacacaaaattatgaaaactgtaaaaaaattaactttgacagcctcacAGATCTGGTAGAGGGATATCTCAGAGAGCCGGACAATCGGCGTGAAATCTCTacacattacaataaaattactCGCAATATGAAAGCCTTTGAACTCACTAATAAACAACGCATAATCAACTTCGCAGTTGTCTATGATAAAAGACGACTCCTTGcagatggaaaaacattacCATTTGGTTATTAGTTCCAGGATGAAACGGCAGCAATTTCTGAAAAGGACTGTGTAGATTTATGACGGTTTGACCTGATGACTTTTCTACCCAGACCTTTTTAGAATTATATCATTGTTTTGTAATTCTattctgttttttatattttttatcatgtattctgtgtttttcttgaagatgtattctgtatttttagtcATGATGTAATCTGTAGTAAATCatatatgcacatatgctatatcaataaacccttcttcatttgtttgtgtttacatctTGATGTCTGTGAATAAAATCAGTGTTCTGGTTATTTAGGTTGCCAGTTTACAGAAACAGCAGATGCGTAACATGGAAGAAGTATATTTTGATCCTCGTTTCAAACTTCCATTCACCGCTCTCCTTGTAGGGGCAAGTGGAAGTGGGAAGTCGTTCTTTGTGAAACATGTactccaaaatatgaaggatactTTTTCCAGAGTTCCCGATCGAATCATCTGGAGCTATTCATCCTACCAACCCATGTATGATGAATTGGCTAGAGATGTAAAGATTAAATTTATTGAAGGAATCCCTGACTCTTTGAcggatgaaaatatttttccatcaaatCAGCACAGTCTTTTAGTTGTCGATGATTGCATGGACGTTGGGgcgaatcatgatgaattaatgaagGCATTTACAATGTATAGACATCATCGAAAATTATCTGTAATCTTTCTAGTTCAAAACTTGTTTcatcaaggaaaacatagcagaaCTATTAGTTTAAACACTAATTATATGGTCCTTTTCAAATCGCCTCGTGATAAACTGCAGATTAGAATTCTGGCTCAGCAAATGTTCCCCGGACGAAGAGAATATTTTCTTCAGAGTTTTAATGACGCGACTAAAGACCCCTACTCATATTTAATCGTGGACTTAAGACCCGACTGTCCAGAACATTTCCGACTGAGAAGCGGCATACTTCCACACGAGTGGCCTGTAGTGTATCAgtataaaaagtgatttaaaccATGTCAAAGCGGATTAAAAGAAACCTCcccattttaaaagccctgctCAGTCTAAAACCAAAAGAGAGACAGAGCCTTCTTAGCCATGCATCGAAAGATCTCGTCCTGGCAGTCTGTGAGATAGCTTTGAATGTTTTGAAGGGGAACATCCCACTATCCTCCGAGCAGTACAGTAggttaaaaaagcagaaaaaaatcatcaaactcTTTGCTAACCGTAAAACTGCCATAAAACATAAGCGTAAGGTGTTGACACAGTCCGGTGGTTTCCTTGGGGCGTTATTAGGAGCAGCAATCCCACTCCTAACCAGTTTGTTTACCGGTGGGAGATAGACACAGACCATCGTCATGGCGTCATTTAGTAAAATGTACATGATTTCCCCCCATCAACTAGAGACTTTAACCCAGAAGAAgacgcatgcagaaaacatcagCGAGAAAGCTCAGCATGTTTTGGAAGAGAAAATGGAACGTCTGTTAAAACAACCTGGACCGGCATACAGCAAGTCACTACATTATAACGATCTACTTGAAAAATATCTGGCCTTACTCAGAAAGGAGGAGAGTCGCAGTCGTGAAATACTTTTGAAACTACCTACTACACCCACAGAGAAAGGAGGTGAAGATGTAGGTGACTATGTCaaggttgaagaggaagaacgtcCTGACAACATTGAAAAAGAGATTTTAGACAACATAGGATCACGCAATCGGAAAAATGCGGCATATATTCTACAGAAGCTTCGTAATTCAGACCTTCTAAGATGGAACCGTTCAGGCGAGATAATTGTGCAGGACAACCTCATTAAAGGGTCTCATATTTTCGATTTAATGAAAACTCTGACAAACCGTCGATTCCACGGACGGACCGTACCTCGCGGAtgggatacatttttaaaaacaatttctgaATTAAATATTCCAATCACAACTGTTATGAACACTCACGCACGCGAGCAATTACGACTTAAACCCTCCAATACCACGAGTGAACCTCGCCCTCAGATACGTCGGAGTAAGAGAAAAcgcggggggaaaaaatctgggGCGGCATCACCGTTAGACAGAGATTATGACAGTCCGAATCTCGTTCATCAACTGTATACACCTACAGCGTCTGAATGGCGATTGTCTACACCGATCCCCTCCAACTGGTTAGATTTCACTCGatacaaatgaattcatgcagactgtatgtttttttttttaccaataaaaatTTATTGGGAATTATACATCGGAGTAAGAGCATTTATTCAGAACAGATATAACACTCATTAAATAGTTTTAAAGAGCATGCTTTCTGATTACAGGTTTTAGCGGTCTtcacatgtgaaatacatttaacatttttcttgacaaacttggtgacaagagcatcattcttttttaaattatcagaaTACAGCCTCATTACTTCTTGAAAAGAGAGTCCTTTAAAGCgttgacagaggaaaaaaataacatgggcGCCACAAGTCGAAGAGTTGTCATCTTGTACTTGGAGTTTGTTGTAGCGTATTTCATGAGAATTTCTAGTGAGGAAAGTTATAAAACTTTCaggataaaatataaaatccgGTTCATGGCCATAGCTGTCGAAGAAGCATGATTTGTCTTGTTCAGCTTCAATAATCATCCCCACCCAGTGTTCACCCTCACGGGTTTGGTCATGGGTGTTAACGACGAGATAGCACGGTCGTTTATCAATCTTAGTTGGCAGTAAATCACTAGGCCAAACCCCTCCAAACGTCTCGCCCAAGATCGGTCTCAGGATAGAATCTATTTGATGGTTGTTCATTTCTCCAGTTTTAGTAGTCGATCAGAACCTGACGCTTCGAGTTTATCTCTATGACACTGTCGTAACAAGCGTACACAATCAATGTCATAGTTCTCGGTAACGCCATTCTGAATCTTAAATCCAAACGGCATGTTCCATGTAGCGCAGGAGAGAGAGCTTCAGCGTCCATTTCATCGTCTCTTGACAGATTGAACAGAAACAGTGAGTAACCATTTTCAAAGTTTTCGCGGTCAATACTCAGGGGAGCGTCTCTGAGGTGTCTGTTTGTTCCCAGATAGAGATTGTAAAATTCGCGAACACTCTGATGTGTATTAAAGTTGGGTTGGTAAGGTTTCGCCGGGATAAAGCGTGAATTTACACTGAGAGAGAGGTATTCAAGATTTGCATGTTGGAACTTAAATGGGTTCAGCTCCCTTGCTCCGACAAATGCTCTGTGGTCGACAATTCCGACGACTATATATTTTGGAAGTCTACCCAGATACAAGTTGTCCTGTGAACATACACGTGACTGCGCTGGAATGCTAAAATTTTTAACAACAACACGACTTATCGGGTAAATTGCGTTGGATTTCATTAAAGCGGCTGAATGTCCTAGCATGACATCCGGCGAGACTTgcacctttttcacaaaaatgctaGCACTCAGAATGTTTAAATTGAACTCGTCAGCTGCAGCGGACATCagtgtaaaagcacttttagcctTTACAAGTTTCAATCGCACATCCACATTGTTTAGCAGGAGTctttcggaaaaaaaaatgtcactgtgcaggGGACCAATTAACTCGAATGGTCGCGAACCACGAGTGAAGCTTGTACGCTTGATAAGGCCTTTGTTGGGGCCGCCAGGTGTCGTGTCAATTGAATCTAAATCATCGCCATCGTCTTTGTACCACAGACCTGCTGAAAACTGACTCTCCAATGTTTGTCGTGAAAAGTTGAGGAGGGTTTCAATAATAGATCTGTAAGGATGAGTTGCGGATGAAGAGCTAATGAGAACATCGTTCAGACTGACATCTACCTGTGAAAATATAGTATTTAGAGGGTACTGTATTATTCCACAGTTATCAGCATTTCCGAGATTAGTCCCATCGGCGTTTGTAATCTTGAGGCGTAAATAGAGTAGTGTTGAGTTTAGATCTAGATAGAAACTCCCGTTTCCAGGTATCAGGAAATCTAACACTTCTTGATCAGCAATAGAGTTCAAAGGATGGATCTCTACATAATTGGTCTGATCTATAGatagctgtgtcatcggaggagCAAAGAGGTCGAGCTCTGATTTGGTGCACTCTGACGAGAGGTGATGTGTAAGAGACATGGTTAAAATATATCCCCTCCGCCTCGTTGACTTTTAACTTTCCGGTGTATTTTCGATGAGGTTTTACGTTTCTTTTTTGGTATAGCGTGTGATAATGCTGCTAGagctctttttcctcttccacgTGCTATTCGTAGTAGTCCCGATCCGTCCTGAGTTTCGTCACGTCGACGATTGGCAATATGGCTGGTTACAGCTCCAACAACATCAGATGCTATCCCTCTCACAGCAGATTTCAAATGTGGCCTGGCAATATTAGCTCCACGTTTAAGAAGAGGCAAGACGAATCTGAATGCCCTACTCAGCATAGAACCAAATCCCCTGCCGTAAAGAACCGGGGCACCAACAAATCCGTTGAGTGATCCGCCTCCAGCCTGATTCacataataatccacaaatctttGCGAATTCATTCTGGGTTATTCTGTTGAATTCAGATCAAGATCTTTGATACCGGTCTAAAGTGTAGTTTGCAGATGGTCTTCCCGTATGTGAATCGAATCGGggtatttaaatctgtttttaattcaatctgGATATCCTGTATGCGCTGTTTATTGACAGGAACGTAGTGTAAGCGGTTGTAGGAGAAAGTGATCAGGTCACCGTAAGATCCTTCCTTTTTAACAATTCTTAGAAGGGGAACAACATAGTCTCCGATATGTTGTGCTTCCACAATATTGGTATAGacgaaaaaattatattgaccGCCGTTAATATCGCAGGGATATTTACTCACGGGATTTCCTTCTGTTTTAATCCATTGACCGGGTTCAAAACCCAGCATGTAGGACAGCGGCGCTTCGAACTTGATAGAATATTTAGCACTCCCTAATATATAAATTCTTCTGTTTATAGAATTGTAATGAAAAATTAGAT
The Dunckerocampus dactyliophorus isolate RoL2022-P2 unplaced genomic scaffold, RoL_Ddac_1.1 HiC_scaffold_162, whole genome shotgun sequence genome window above contains:
- the LOC129174702 gene encoding uncharacterized protein LOC129174702: MAEPDHNNSPEIREHLLHLISEINRERSEGGANQGSPRNSPILPQHDSPERGGEVFLPSPDELISLLQMYRYPCPVPHSSAESDHNNSPEIREHLLQLISEINCQRSEGRANQPSPQNSPIQARHDSPERGGEVFLPSPDELISLLQMYRYPSPVPSPVSQSNVDSGPWSPSDSQCCDALNSQIDDPWSPSDSQCCDALNSQIDDPWSPSDSQCCDALNILERGHQVGGGGEGEQTESVINQSNEGQSTSMGINNTNSAAVNVPAPCTSDDMHVTNRERFNNVEIRSFLRFPPPSAIPNFREFYLNVTNGFRDRISSMIHRADVQPNDVIQVNLRADRLQDDVSMSVRYGEGTVSQLQELLDRLVQSNMSVFTDGSLELIVNFVKAPRGGGKRRIESCLASEIVKKKARHLFVLPNPDQTCFAVNLALLTNPKLTMMEAIKAGWDIHTRAGLTADTMVTFDDVVKFEELLACKIVIFYQTSDREKNNNLVTFQTGTPERDTIRYLLLHNNHFYGINNIKGFLGVKFFCKHCHTGYQCQYKHFCEKSCNICCTDCKQGPIQKTYCADCNRFCTNRQCYERHREKKWHPKIKKMASMCQTNKTCPRCKSLYYTSIRDPKEHTCAIKMCTICKQPKTTLSSRNNELEQTSANNSMIESGEDKHVCYMRTKPIKSEKEIHEKKIVFFDFETSQTTGTHLPVLVVAQSLNGERRVWKGHSCALKFLLHFRQKKHKQTTFISHFGKGFDHHIILNAYVTQGLSPSVIAQGSKIILILDNDFQLKFIDSFSFIPIPLRDFSKALGCKTQLKKGYFPHRFTDLSKNGYRGSYPPAEMYSPDEMSPKQREDFLNWYQTVKDQEFDYDAELVSYCENDVEILAEGASNFRNEFIKTTDCDPFDSVTIASAALNVFQTKFLKPNTIAIPCPNNYKTNSKAFSHASIQWLEYEAFSRGISIRHALNGGEVKFGRYSVDGYGELNGGKVVFEFLGCYFHGCPKCYMGSDVSPLSKTCFSEVYSETLKRLDRLQNDYKVQTVVIKWEHEWSVQKKTDPNVKSFLERFQEPIPLDPRAALYGGRTAAIRLRHVVSPGERVNYVDFTSLYPFVNAHFHYPLGHPKIIRKDFDSIENYFGLIHAKVYPPRQLFFPVLPIRNDKGKLIFTLCRLCALVNNQTTDCTHNDEERALQGVWVTIEVIEAVRKGYFLAEIYEIWNFEEKSDVLFKDYIYTFLKQKQEASGYPSGVETLQTKQGYIRDYKEKQGIDLDPEKIVYNPAKRQIAKLLLNSLWGKLAQRSNQLSTSLVSTPQRFFEFLFSSKYDISQFHFINDDIALVQWRHNSRCVLPPGDANIFLAAFTTSYARLELYKQLDLLQDRVLYCDTDSIVYTSSPSDQYNPPLGNYLGDLTSELDHGDYICNWSAAGPKSYAYLTQQGKVTLRAKGITQNYENCKKINFDSLTDLVEGYLREPDNRREISTHYNKITRNMKAFELTNKQRIINFAVVYDKRRLLADGKTLPFGY